The following coding sequences lie in one Deinococcus aerolatus genomic window:
- a CDS encoding ABC transporter ATP-binding protein, producing the protein MSAPAIARTSAADSRGMTQKGETLLEVRNLEKYFPIRGGLLSRVVGNVKAVNDISFTLARGEVVGLVGESGSGKTTAGRAILRLIEPTGGEVIFNGTDVTKLSKGQMRDYRREMQIIFQDPFASLNPRMTVSDIIGEAMQIHNLNPGKGRIDRIAELLQKVGLRPEHMRRYPHEFSGGQRQRIGIARALAVDPLFIVADEPVSALDVSIQAQVVNLLQDLQEELGLTVLFIAHDLAVVEYICDRIIVMYLGRIMEIAPSHELNNNPKHPYTEALLSAAPVPDPTVKRQRIILEGDIPSPINPPSGCVFRTRCRYAIDDCAKVVPELREVAPQHFKACIRDDIL; encoded by the coding sequence ATGAGCGCTCCCGCAATTGCGAGGACGTCCGCCGCCGATTCGCGCGGCATGACGCAGAAGGGCGAGACGCTGCTGGAAGTCCGCAACCTGGAAAAATACTTTCCGATTCGCGGCGGGCTGCTGTCGCGGGTGGTGGGCAACGTCAAGGCCGTCAACGACATCAGCTTCACGCTGGCACGCGGCGAAGTGGTGGGTCTGGTGGGCGAGTCCGGCTCCGGCAAGACCACGGCGGGCCGCGCCATCCTGCGCCTGATCGAACCCACCGGCGGCGAGGTGATCTTCAACGGCACCGACGTGACCAAACTGTCCAAGGGGCAGATGCGCGACTACCGCCGCGAGATGCAGATCATCTTCCAGGACCCCTTCGCGTCGCTCAACCCGCGCATGACGGTCTCGGACATCATCGGCGAGGCCATGCAGATTCACAACCTGAATCCGGGCAAGGGCCGCATTGACCGGATTGCCGAACTACTGCAGAAGGTGGGCCTGCGCCCCGAGCACATGCGCCGCTACCCGCACGAGTTCTCCGGCGGCCAGCGCCAGCGCATCGGTATCGCCCGCGCCCTGGCGGTGGACCCCCTGTTCATCGTGGCCGACGAGCCGGTCTCGGCGCTGGACGTGTCGATTCAGGCGCAGGTGGTCAACCTGCTGCAGGACCTGCAGGAAGAGCTGGGCCTGACCGTGCTGTTTATCGCGCACGATCTGGCCGTGGTGGAATACATCTGCGACCGGATCATCGTGATGTACCTAGGGCGCATCATGGAAATCGCGCCCAGCCACGAGCTGAACAACAACCCCAAGCACCCCTACACCGAGGCGCTGCTGTCCGCCGCTCCGGTGCCGGACCCCACCGTCAAGCGTCAGCGCATCATCCTGGAAGGCGACATTCCCAGCCCGATCAACCCGCCTTCGGGCTGCGTGTTCCGTACGCGCTGCCGCTATGCCATCGACGACTGCGCCAAGGTGGTACCTGAGCTGCGCGAGGTTGCGCCCCAGCACTTCAAGGCCTGCATCCGGGACGACATTCTCTAG
- a CDS encoding DUF4139 domain-containing protein: MKRTLLVASALTLGAAHATDLRIYPSFAEVRQPVSTAGNTLNVSLPQQAWENVLAGSLDLEGLAFNSAVQKQEANWLSGLEGKTVFLARNTDGGEKTEPVTLIRARDLLVKDAAGRYFNVRYEQLRFDTPPPTNPLSPSQTLSYNLPKAGSGTLVYLTRSVGWSPRYTLKASTAGAQLSALADIRNTTELPYDVKDTELYSGDVNVQANPNAQANFEAADMVMRGAPAPMTAQAPKIGGGSELRGLYRYALSTPFTLPANSVVTLPFLTPKLSSFERYVGLNTFFNVATQSGTLDRSYRFKADARLPAGPITVREEGRLVGQTRLDETREGGTVEFSLGDDPDVEYTRTVQTANQSKDSKGNVVKTTYKVTYAFESSKERSVRAEITERVGGRTIIIDSAAPTKNGGIATLKVDVPAKGKVSKSFTVVVDNS, from the coding sequence ATGAAACGAACCCTGCTGGTGGCCTCGGCACTGACCCTTGGCGCGGCCCACGCCACCGATCTCCGGATCTACCCCTCGTTCGCCGAGGTGCGCCAGCCTGTCAGTACTGCGGGCAACACCCTGAACGTCTCGCTGCCGCAACAGGCCTGGGAAAACGTGCTGGCCGGTTCCCTGGACCTGGAAGGTCTGGCCTTTAACAGCGCCGTGCAGAAGCAGGAGGCCAACTGGCTCAGCGGGCTGGAGGGCAAGACCGTGTTCCTGGCGCGGAACACGGACGGCGGCGAGAAGACCGAGCCCGTGACCCTGATCCGCGCCCGCGATCTATTGGTCAAGGACGCGGCGGGGCGTTACTTCAACGTCCGCTACGAGCAGCTGCGCTTCGACACCCCGCCGCCCACCAATCCGCTGAGCCCCTCGCAAACGCTCAGCTATAACCTGCCGAAAGCCGGCAGCGGCACGCTGGTCTACCTGACACGCAGTGTGGGCTGGTCGCCGCGCTACACGCTTAAAGCCAGCACTGCGGGCGCGCAGCTGTCCGCCCTGGCCGACATCCGTAACACCACCGAACTGCCCTACGACGTGAAGGACACCGAGCTGTATTCCGGCGACGTGAACGTGCAGGCCAACCCCAACGCGCAGGCAAACTTCGAGGCGGCAGACATGGTGATGCGGGGGGCTCCGGCGCCCATGACCGCGCAGGCGCCCAAGATTGGTGGCGGCTCCGAACTGCGCGGCCTGTACCGTTACGCGCTGTCCACCCCGTTCACGCTGCCGGCCAACAGCGTGGTCACCCTGCCGTTCCTGACGCCCAAACTGAGCAGCTTCGAACGTTACGTGGGCCTGAACACCTTCTTCAACGTCGCCACCCAGAGCGGCACGCTGGACCGCTCGTACCGCTTCAAGGCCGACGCCCGCCTGCCTGCCGGGCCGATCACGGTGCGTGAGGAGGGCCGTCTGGTGGGCCAGACCCGCCTGGACGAGACGCGCGAGGGCGGTACGGTGGAATTCAGTCTGGGCGATGACCCCGATGTGGAATACACCCGCACGGTGCAGACGGCCAACCAGAGCAAGGACAGCAAGGGCAATGTGGTCAAGACGACCTACAAGGTCACCTACGCCTTTGAGAGTAGCAAGGAGCGCAGCGTTCGCGCCGAGATCACCGAACGCGTCGGCGGACGGACCATCATCATTGACAGCGCGGCGCCCACCAAGAACGGCGGCATTGCTACCCTGAAGGTGGACGTCCCGGCCAAGGGGAAGGTCAGCAAGAGCTTCACGGTGGTGGTGGACAACTCGTAG
- a CDS encoding catalase, producing the protein MIEPKDSKQNENSGQTLTTRQGHPVSNNQNQRTVGTRGPATLENYQFLEKISHFDRERIPERVVHARGAGAHGVFKAYGRVGDESISRYTRAKLFQTEGRETPVFLRFSTVIHSGHSPETLRDPRGFAVKFYTEDGNWDLVGNNLKVFFIRDAIKFPDVIHSLKPDPVTNRQDGGRIFDFMSNTPEAVHMLTWLFSPWGIPANYRQMQGSGVNTYKWVNDKGEGTLVKYHFEPMQGVRNLTQPEAEAIQAKNFNHATQDLFDAIERGEFPQWEMRVQLMEDGEHPELDFDPLDDTKIWPEDQFPMMPVGMLTLNRNPENYFAEVEQAAFGTGVLVDGMDFSNDKMLVGRTFSYSDTQRYRVGPNYLQLPINSPRAAVATNQRDGQMAYHVDTVPGQNPHVNYEPSSMNGPKEAPRDLPEHSPHVEGRLQRASIERTNDFKQAGERYRAFDDRERDDLINNLVENISAAIPEVQARMVELFTKCDPDYGRRVDEGLKAARQTKERQDAQRETQTA; encoded by the coding sequence ATGATCGAGCCGAAAGACAGCAAGCAGAACGAGAACAGCGGCCAGACCCTGACCACCCGTCAGGGCCATCCCGTCAGCAACAACCAGAACCAGCGCACCGTGGGCACGCGTGGCCCGGCCACGCTGGAGAACTACCAGTTTCTGGAAAAGATCAGCCACTTTGACCGCGAGCGCATCCCCGAACGCGTCGTGCATGCACGCGGCGCCGGCGCTCACGGCGTCTTTAAGGCCTATGGCCGGGTGGGCGACGAGAGCATCAGCCGGTACACCCGCGCCAAGTTGTTCCAGACCGAGGGCAGGGAAACCCCGGTGTTCCTGCGCTTCTCCACCGTGATCCACTCGGGCCACTCGCCCGAAACGCTGCGTGACCCGCGCGGCTTTGCCGTCAAGTTCTACACCGAGGACGGCAACTGGGACCTGGTGGGCAACAACCTCAAGGTCTTTTTCATCCGCGACGCGATCAAGTTCCCGGACGTGATCCACTCGCTGAAGCCCGATCCCGTCACCAACCGCCAGGACGGCGGGCGCATCTTCGACTTCATGAGCAACACGCCCGAGGCGGTGCACATGCTGACGTGGCTGTTCTCTCCGTGGGGCATTCCCGCCAACTACCGCCAGATGCAGGGCAGCGGCGTCAACACCTACAAGTGGGTCAACGACAAGGGTGAGGGCACGCTGGTCAAGTACCACTTCGAGCCGATGCAGGGCGTCAGAAACCTGACCCAGCCGGAGGCCGAGGCGATCCAGGCCAAGAACTTCAACCACGCCACCCAGGACCTGTTCGACGCCATTGAGCGCGGCGAATTTCCCCAGTGGGAGATGCGCGTGCAGCTGATGGAGGACGGCGAGCACCCCGAGCTGGACTTCGATCCGCTGGACGACACCAAGATCTGGCCAGAAGACCAGTTCCCGATGATGCCGGTGGGCATGCTGACCCTGAACCGCAACCCCGAGAACTACTTTGCGGAAGTGGAGCAGGCGGCCTTCGGCACCGGCGTGCTGGTGGACGGCATGGATTTCAGCAATGACAAGATGCTGGTCGGCCGCACCTTCTCGTACTCCGACACCCAGCGTTACCGCGTCGGCCCCAACTACCTGCAGCTGCCTATCAACTCGCCGCGCGCGGCGGTGGCCACCAACCAGCGTGACGGTCAGATGGCCTACCACGTGGACACCGTGCCGGGGCAGAACCCGCACGTCAACTACGAGCCGTCCAGCATGAATGGGCCTAAGGAAGCCCCCCGTGACCTGCCCGAGCACAGCCCGCACGTCGAGGGCCGCCTGCAGCGCGCCAGCATCGAGCGCACCAACGACTTCAAGCAGGCCGGAGAGCGCTACCGTGCCTTTGACGACCGCGAGCGCGACGATCTGATCAACAACCTCGTCGAGAACATCTCCGCGGCCATTCCCGAGGTACAGGCCCGCATGGTGGAACTGTTCACGAAATGCGACCCTGACTATGGTCGCCGCGTAGACGAGGGCCTGAAGGCCGCGCGTCAGACGAAGGAAAGGCAAGACGCCCAGCGTGAGACCCAGACGGCCTGA
- a CDS encoding Fur family transcriptional regulator — MMTLSELQRHLERRGLRTTQPRLRLLQFFAETDGHFTPEEIAERFRLAGEPIPTATLYQNLRVFSAHGLVSEVIGGGGEVRYDTNLTPHSHLRCNGCGTLLDVALSLPDLQPQGQGHDWQITGARVELQGICPDCQAGTPTPPTPTL, encoded by the coding sequence ATGATGACCCTCTCTGAATTGCAACGGCATCTGGAACGGCGCGGCCTGCGGACCACCCAGCCCCGCCTGCGGCTCCTGCAATTCTTTGCCGAGACTGACGGGCATTTCACGCCCGAGGAGATCGCCGAACGCTTCCGGCTGGCCGGGGAACCCATTCCCACCGCCACGCTGTACCAGAACCTGCGCGTCTTCAGCGCGCATGGGCTGGTCAGCGAGGTCATCGGCGGCGGCGGCGAGGTCCGGTACGACACCAACCTCACCCCGCACTCTCACCTGCGGTGCAACGGCTGCGGCACCCTGCTGGATGTGGCCCTGAGCCTGCCGGACCTGCAACCCCAGGGGCAGGGCCACGACTGGCAGATCACCGGGGCCAGGGTGGAGTTGCAGGGCATCTGCCCGGACTGTCAGGCCGGGACCCCGACACCGCCGACACCAACACTTTAA